CTCACGCATGAAATTCCTGCTGCACCGGATGATCTGCATCAAGTGGAACGAAATCTACGTTTGATCGAGTCAGTCGGATTTGAGGTGCGCGATCGTTCCCTAGAAATTCAATTCCCGAATCTCAAACTGATTGATCGGCCTTACATTGTTCTGAATGCTTGGACAAGCTGCCAATCGCGCAACTATGATGCGAAGCGATTTGCGATCGCAGCGAAACAACTTGCAAATCTATCAGGCTGGAAAGTCGCTGTCACCGGAGTCGAGAAAGATCGCGATCGGGCTGGAATTGTGCTGGAAGTATTGGGCGACTGCGCGATCGACTTGATTGGCAAAACTAGCTTGTCAGAGCTTGCCGCTTTGATTGCCCATGCAGAACTGATGTTGAGTAACAATACTTCAACGATGCACATTGCCGATGCAACTAAAACACCGAGCATTATCCTGTTTGCGGGGACTGAACTGGAATGCCAGTGGGAGCCGCGCAGCGGATTTGCGCGACTGTTGCGACAACCTACCGATTGCCATCCTTGCTATGCGTTCGAGTGCCCTTACAATCTAGAGTGCTTGGATATCGAACCGGATGAAATTGTGCGATCGGCTTTAGACCTCTTGCAGCAATCCCCTAAACATCGTGGAATGCTAATCGAGATGCAGCACCGCTTTGCCGACAAATTGGCGATCGGTTAGCTGCTGCGCGAGAGTTGCGATTTCCTTCCAAGAAGCCGTGCGAGCGATATGCGGTTTCAGGGTTCCATCGGCAGCGAATTGCACTAATTTTGTGAGTCCAGCGGCAGCAGGTTGGCGCTTCAGTTCGTGGAACAGAATGAAGCCGTATAAGCTTGCGCCACCTACACCGTAAAAGGATTTCGCGTCGATCGTCACCGTTTCATCTGCCGTCGTTCCATACGTGACACAGATTCCATCCGGCGCGATCGCGCTTAATGCGTTTGAAAGCAAACTGCCGCCTGTCGAATCCAGAATCAAATCATACGGGCTAAATTCTTGCAGCGATTCTCCGACGATCGTTCGATGGGCACCTGCTTCTTTCGCAAAATTAATCCAGTCCGATCGCCGCAGTTGTGCCGTAACGATCGCACCTGCTTGCCGCGCTAACTGAACGGCAAAATATCCTACACCACCCGACGCGCCAGTAATCAGAACCGATTTTCCTAAGAGTGATCCGCCCTTTGAAAGCCCCATCAACGCCGTTAATCCAGCAACCGGAAGCGTTGCAGCATCGGCAAACGCAACCTGATCCGGTAAGGCTGCGATCGCATCAGTCGGCACTGCCACATATTCTGCCCAAGCCCCCGACAACACAAATCCAACCACCCGTGTTCCAACCGCAAAGCCTGACCCATCAGCGGCAGCAGTGACGATCGTTCCTGCCAAATCCCATCCCGGTCGTGATCCTGCGGCGGCGGTTTGAGCGCGTCTTACTTCTCCCCGATTCAGCGAGATGGCTGCAACTTTGACCAAAGCTTGCGATGGCAAAAGCGAGGGTCGATCGACTTCTTTGAGTGCCAATCGCCCC
This window of the Cyanobacteria bacterium FACHB-DQ100 genome carries:
- a CDS encoding glycosyltransferase family 9 protein; amino-acid sequence: MRLDNIGDVIMTSPALRSIKENLPEAKLTLMASPGGSASAAVLPWVDEVLTWRVLWQDLGRLPFEPAREWQLVEKLRGFDAVIIFTSFSQSPHPAAFASCLAGIPLRLGESKETGGAMLTHEIPAAPDDLHQVERNLRLIESVGFEVRDRSLEIQFPNLKLIDRPYIVLNAWTSCQSRNYDAKRFAIAAKQLANLSGWKVAVTGVEKDRDRAGIVLEVLGDCAIDLIGKTSLSELAALIAHAELMLSNNTSTMHIADATKTPSIILFAGTELECQWEPRSGFARLLRQPTDCHPCYAFECPYNLECLDIEPDEIVRSALDLLQQSPKHRGMLIEMQHRFADKLAIG
- a CDS encoding zinc-binding dehydrogenase, with product MQCVVVDPSVPGRLALKEVDRPSLLPSQALVKVAAISLNRGEVRRAQTAAAGSRPGWDLAGTIVTAAADGSGFAVGTRVVGFVLSGAWAEYVAVPTDAIAALPDQVAFADAATLPVAGLTALMGLSKGGSLLGKSVLITGASGGVGYFAVQLARQAGAIVTAQLRRSDWINFAKEAGAHRTIVGESLQEFSPYDLILDSTGGSLLSNALSAIAPDGICVTYGTTADETVTIDAKSFYGVGGASLYGFILFHELKRQPAAAGLTKLVQFAADGTLKPHIARTASWKEIATLAQQLTDRQFVGKAVLHLD